The Streptomyces sp. NBC_00102 genome segment GCAGCGGTACGGGCGCGCCGGCCACCGTGTGCGTGCTCTCCGGCGACGTCCACCACGCGTACGTCGCCGAGCCCCGTTGGGCCGGGGAGGGACCGGAAGCGCGGGTGTTCCAGCTGACCTGCTCGCCCGTCCACAACTCGATTCCCGCCGTGATGAGGACGGGGTTCCGGTTCGGCTGGAGCCGTGCCGGGAAGTGGCTCGGCTCCCTGCTGGCCCGCCACGGCCGGTGCGCCGAACCGCCGGTGCGGTGGCGGCGCTCGGGCGGCCCCTGGTTCGGGAACCAGTTGATGACGCTCACCCTGAGCGGCCGGAGCGCACGGCTGGAGCTGGTCCGGGCGAGGAAGACGGCGAGAAGGACGAGGAACTCGGCAAAGGCAGGAGCAACCGGGGTGACGGGGGTGACCGGGGCCACGGCGGAGACGGGCGTAGCCGGGAGATCCGGGAAACTCGTGGCTTCTCCGGCTGGCGTCCGGCTCGAAACAATCATGGAACGCTCGCTGACCGAGGAATTGTAATCCCTTTCGATCATCACCGGAATCTTCCCTTCCGGGGCTCCGAGCCGGCCCTAGGTTGAGGCACTCGATCGGTTGCACGTCCCCCCACGACCGAAGGAGTCCCTCCCATGCCCTCGTTACCGTCCCCGCGCTCGGCACTCGAACAGGCCCAGCCCTGGGCGCTCTTCCTGTTCCGCACGGTCACCGGCTTCCTCTTCGCCTGCCACGGTGCCGCCTCCGTCTTCGGCATCCTCGGCAGCCCCTCCACGGCGGCCGGAACCTGGCCGGGCTGGTACGCGGCCGTCATCCAGCTCGTCGGCGGCGTCCTGGTCATCCTCGGCCTGGGCACCCGTACGGCTGCGTTGATCTCGTCCGGTTCCATGGCCTACGCCTACTTCTCGGTGCACCAGTCGCACGGACTTCTCCCCATGGAGAACGACGGCGAGGCGTCCGCCATCTTCTGCTGGGTGTTCCTGCTGCTGGCCTTCACCGGACCCGGTGCGGCGGCCGTGGACCGGCTGCTCCGGCGCGGGCCCGACCTGCCCGGTGACACCCGGGACCCGTCCGGCAGGTCCGGCAGGTCCGGGAGGTCCGGGAGGTCCGGGAGGTCCGCCACCGTGGGCGCCTGACCGGACCATCCGCCCGGATCCGCCGTGTCCCCCGGCGGTTCCGGGCTCCTGCGCACGGGCCCCAGGCGTCCCGCCCGAACCCTCCCCACACGTACGTGAGCTGTACAACACCGGCCGCCCTCGGCGGCTCGCGGGTGAACCGCAGGCGTACGCTGTACAGCTGGCCCTGCCGCTCCTGCCGCTCCCCTGCGACGTCGCGGCGTTGACACGAACCGGGGAGTAGGAAGTGTTTGAGAGTGTGGGTGCGCTGACAAGCAGCCCATGGGTCTACCTCGTGGTGGGCCTCTCGGTGCTCCTGGACGTGTTCCTCCCCGTCCTCCCCAGCGGTGTCCTGGTGATCACCGCGGCCACCGCCGCCGCCGCGGGTTCGACCACGGTGGCGGGCGCTCCCGGCGCAGCGACCCACGCGGTCCCGTCCCTGCTCTTCCTCGCGCTGAGCGCCGCCGCGGCCTCGGTCCTCGGCGACCTGGTCGCTTACCGCCTCGCCTGGCGGGGCGGCGAACGACTGGACCGGGCCATCGCCCGTTCCCGTCGCCTCACCTCGGCGCAGGAACGTCTCGGCGCGGCGCTCAACCGTGGTGGCGGCGCTCTCGTCGTGATCGCCCGGTTCGCACCGGCGGGCCGGTCCGTGGTCTCCCTGGGCGCGGGCGCGGCACACCGCAAGGTGAAGGAGTTCCTGCCCTGGTCCGCCGTGGCCGGTGTCGCCTGGGCGGGTTACAGCGTCGGACTCGGCTACTTCGGCGGCCAGTGGCTGGGCGCGACCTGGTTCGGCACCGCCA includes the following:
- a CDS encoding DoxX family protein produces the protein MPSLPSPRSALEQAQPWALFLFRTVTGFLFACHGAASVFGILGSPSTAAGTWPGWYAAVIQLVGGVLVILGLGTRTAALISSGSMAYAYFSVHQSHGLLPMENDGEASAIFCWVFLLLAFTGPGAAAVDRLLRRGPDLPGDTRDPSGRSGRSGRSGRSGRSATVGA
- a CDS encoding DedA family protein; this encodes MFESVGALTSSPWVYLVVGLSVLLDVFLPVLPSGVLVITAATAAAAGSTTVAGAPGAATHAVPSLLFLALSAAAASVLGDLVAYRLAWRGGERLDRAIARSRRLTSAQERLGAALNRGGGALVVIARFAPAGRSVVSLGAGAAHRKVKEFLPWSAVAGVAWAGYSVGLGYFGGQWLGATWFGTAISVLALFVAGGLAAFVMRRPAAAAQQALAEAAASAAPAPAGLTPAP